The following is a genomic window from Miltoncostaea oceani.
CCGGGCGCCGCCGCCGCCGCGCCGCTCACCCCCGCCCCGTTCGACAGCATCCAGGCGCCCGCGACGCCCGCCCCGCAGAACCGGCCGGCGTCCCCGCCGCCGGCGACGACGGCGCCGCCCGTCACCCCCGCCCCCCCGCCCGAGGCGCCGCCCGCACCCGCGGCGCCGCCTCCGGCCCCGGCGCCGACCGGGTTCGAGACGTTCGCCCGCGGCGCCGAGGCGTCGCCCCCGGCCGCACCCGCCCCCCCGGCGGCGGCCCCGCCTCCGGCCCCCGCGCCCTCCGGCTTCGAGACGTTCGCCCGCCCGGGCGCCGCGCCCGGCCCGGCCGCGCCCCCCGACGCCCCCGTCGAGCGCGCGGCGCCCGCCGCGCCCGAGGCGGCCGACGACGGCTTCCGGACGTTCGCCCCCGGCGGGGCGCCGACCCCTCCCGCCGCCCCGCCGTCGCCGCCGGAGCCCCCCGCGGCCGACGCGCCGCCGCCGCCCACGCCGCCGCCCCCCGCCGCCCCGCCGCCGGAGCCGCCGCACGCGGAGGAGCCCCCGCCGGCGGACGAGCCGCCGCCCGCCGGGGACGACGCGCCCGGTCCCGAGCTCGAGCTGACGGTGCCGCCGCGGTCGCGGACGCCCCCGCCGATCACGGCGCCGACGGAGGCGCCCGGGGCGCCCGCCGACGCGCCCGCCCGCCGGCGCACGCCGCTGCTGATCGGCGGCGCCGCGATCGTGGCCGCGGGCGCCGCGGCGCTCGTGCTCTCCCTGGGAGGCGGGGGCGGTGACGACGGGACCACGCCCGTCGCGGACCCCGGTCCCTCCACGACCCCGCTCGCACCCGACCTCGTGCTGGAGGACGCCCCCGCCGTCGCCGCGGGCGGCGGCTCCGTGGTCGTCGCGGACCCCGCCGGGCGGGTGGTGCGGGTCGCCGACGGCGCCGCCGCCGCGACGCTGGCCGACCCGGCGGGCCCGCGGGCCGTCGCCGTCGGCGGTGGCGGGGTCGTCGTCGCCGACGGCGCGACGGTCACGGTCGCCCGGGCCCGCGACCTGCGGACTCTGTCGGCGGTCGCCTTCCCGGGGGCGGTCGCCCTCGCCGCCGCCTCGGGCGACGTCGCGGTGGCGGGCGCCCCGAGCGGCGACCGGGGACGGGTCTGCCGGGTCGCGACCGGGGGCCTCGGGCCCTGCGCGGCGCTCGACTTCGCGCCCACCGGGCTGGGCATGACCGCCGGGACCGTCGCCGTGGCCGACGGGGGGGCGGGGCAGGTGGTGCTGCTGCGCGTCAGCGGCGGCGCCCTGGTGCCCGGCACGCCCATCCCCGTCGGCACCGCGCCGCACGGGCGGATCGTCGAGGACCGCGGCCGGCTCTACGTGCCGGTCGAGCGCGGCGTCGCGGCCGTCGACGTCGCCACGGGCGCGACGGTCGGCACGTTCGCCACCCCGACGACCCCGGCGGACATCGGCGTCGTCGCCGCGACCGGGGTCATCGTGGCGGCGCTGCCCGGCAGCGACGCCGTCGCCCTCATCGACACCACGCAGGCCGCCGCCGAGCCCCGCCTCGTCGCGCTCGGCGCGACCCCCGCGGCGATCGCGGTGACCGCCGCCGGGGTCCAGGCCCTGACGACCGACGGCGCGCTCGTCCCGGTCGACCCGGCCGCGGGGACCGCGGGCGACGCCGTCCCGGTCGAGGGGTTCGGGGACGACGTCGCCCCCGCCGCGCAGCTGACCCGCGTGACGTCGTCGGTGTCGGGGCGTCGCGTGACGATCACGCTCGACCTCGCCGAGGGCTCCCTCGACGCCTCGGGCCTGCGGCTCACCGACCGGTCGATCGGCGACGGCCGCGCCGCCCTCGAGCTGTGGCAGGGCGGCATCACCACCGGCGTGCGCACCGCGACCGCCGCCGGGGTGCGCGTCTCGGTCGCGCCCCGGGCGGGGCGCCTCGTGGTGGGCCTGTCGGCCCCGGCCCGCCGGTTCCAGACGCTCGCGGCCCGGCTCGCCCGTGGCGGCTCGGCCGTCTCCGTGGTGCTGCTGGAGCGGCCGCCGGAGGTCACGCCGTCGCCGTCTCCGACGCCGGGCCCCAGCCCGACGCCGAGCCCGTCACCGAGCCCGAGCCCGACGCCGAGCCCGAGCCCCACCCCGAGCCCGGACCCGACGCCGCCCCCGCCCGACTTCGAGACCGGCTAGCGCAGGCGCACCGACGCGACGGCGACGATGGTCCCGCCGGCGCGCAGCTCGCACCGCCACGTGCCCGCCGGCAGGCCGCCGGCCAGGCCCACGAAGGAGCTGACGACGCGTCGCCGGGGCTTCCCGTCGGCGCGCGTCGAGATCCCGCCCGGCCCGAACCACCGGGTCGTGACCCGCCGCCCGTTCTTCGGGAGGGCGGCGAACCGGAACGTGGCGAAGATGCGGGACTTGCCCCGCAGCGTCCGCGCGGGCGGGCCGTTCTGGATGGCGCTGACGAAGCTGGTGGCCACCACGCCGGTCGGCGGGGCGGGGATGCGCACGACGCGTGTGGTCCCGACGAGCGCCGCACCGCCGCCGGGGGCGGCACCGGCCTCGATCATCCGCAGCGTGTAGGAACCGGGGACGAGCGTGCGGGACAGGGGCACCGTGCGGGTGAACGCGCCCGCCGGCAGGTTCAGCACCCGCCGCTGGGCGACCTTCCGCCCCTTCAGCAGCGCCACCTCGACCCGGCCGGCGCGCTCCAGCGTGCCGGTGACGCGCAGGGTCCCGCGCAGGCGGCTGCGGGTCCACGTCAGCTTCGACAGTCGGGACGTGCCGATCAGGATGCGCGGCGGGGGCGGCGGGGGCGCCGGCACCACGGCGTTCACCGGCGCCGAGAGGCCGCCACCGCTCGGCGACGTGAACACCGTGACCGGGACGGACCCGGGCGCCGCGACGTCGGCGGCCGTCAACGCCGCCGTGACGCGGGTGGGGCTGACCCAGGACGTCGGCCGGTTGGAGCCGTTCCAGCGGACGACCGACCGCGGGACGAAGCCCGTACCGTCCACCGTGAGGGTCGCGCTCGGCGCGCCCGCGACGAGCGGGACGGGGAACCCGCGGATCACGGGGACGGGGCCGATCGGCCGCCAGTCGGGCGAGAAGTCGAGTCCGGCGGCGGTCGCCTCCGCCGTCTCGGCCCCGCCTCCGGCCGCCGACACCGTGAAGAGGTCGTAGTTCGGGGGTGGTCCGCTCGAGACGAACCGGCTGTAGAGGATGCGGGTCCCGTCGGGGGACCAGACGGGCCGGGCCGCCGGGCGGCCGTCGAGCACCGACGTCCCGCCGGTGCCGTCGGCGTTCACGATCTGCAGGCGCTGGATGTCGGTCCGGGACACGATGATGCGGGTGCCGTCCGGGGAGAAGTCCGCCTGGACCGCGTCGGCGAGGAACGGCGCGCGACCGGCGCCGGTCGCGCCGACGATCGAGAGGCCGCCGACGCTGTCGTCGTTGAAGACGACGCGCGTGCCGTCGGGCGTGAAGACGGGGAGGTCCTGGTCGCTTGCGCCACCGGCCACGGTCAGGCGCAGGCCGTCGGAGAGCGGCTGCACGACCACGTCCTCGTCGGTGCCGTTGTTCACGGCGTAGGCGATGCGGGTGCCGTCGGGGCTCCACGCGGGCTCCGACGCGTCGCCCGCGCCGACGGAGAACTGCGCGGCGCCGGAGCCGTCGGCGTTCATCGTCCAGATCGCGGGTGAGCCGCCGCGGTCGCTGACGAACGCGAGGCGCAGGCCGTCGGCGGACCACGCGGGATCGGAGTTCGTGCCCGTGGTGCCCCCGGCGAGCGGTGTCCCGCCCCCGAGGTCGCCCGGGTTCTTGACGACGATCTGGCCGTCGCGGTCCATGGCGATCACGCCGTTGAGCCCGGGGAACGCGGCGACGGCGGGGCCGGCGGTCGCGGCGGCGCCGACGAGGGCGGCCACCGCCAGGACGATCCTGCGCACGGGGCGCCTCCTCATCTCACGACGACGCGGGCCGTCGCCACCGTGGTGGTGCCGTAGCGCAGCACCGCGCGCCACGCGCCCCGCGGCAGCGGACCGGACCCCTTGATGAACGCGATCACGAGCGCCGACGGCGGTTTGCGGTCGACCGCCGCGGGCCGGCGCGTGCCGGGGGCGTACCAGCTCACCGTCAGGCGCTTGCCGGGCTTCGGGCGGGCCGCCATCCGGAAGTGGGCGAAGATGATCGACCGGCCCGTGATGCGGGCGAGCGGCCGCCCGTTGATCTTGGTGCTGAAGTAGGCGCGCGCGGCGACGCCCTCGCGGGGCGCCGGCACGACCGCGCGGCGCTCGGCGACGGGCAGCAGCCCAGGGCCGGTGCCGACCTCGGCGACGCGCACCAGGTAGCGGCCGGGCAGCAGGGTCGGCGGGAGGGTCAGCCGGCGGGTGAACGGGCCGGCGGCGGTCGCCCGGAACGTCCGCGTCACCAGCGCCCTGCCCTTCCCGTTCGCCCGCAGCACGCGCATCCGCAGCACGGCGGGGCGGGTGACGGCGCCGGTGAGGACGAGGCGCCCGCGCAGGCGGCTCGCGGTCCAGCGGTTCTGCACGGCGGCGCCCGCGATCGTCAGGCCGGGGGCGGGCGGCGGCGGCTGGACCGTGAACGGCAGCGCACCGGAGGTGCCGCCCCCCGTCGGGCCGGTGACGACCGTGACCTGCGCCGTGCCGGCGCCGGCGAGGTCGCTCGCCGGGATGGCGGCCGTGAGGCGGGTGGAGCTGACGAAGGTCGTCGCGCGGTCCTGACCCTGCCAGCGGACGCGCGAGCGGAGGGTGAAGCCGGCGCCGTCCACCGTCAGCGTCAGCGCGGCCGAGCCGGCGGGCGCCGTCGACGGGCTGATCGCCGAGAGGAACGGGAGCGCCGCGACGGTCTGCCAGGAGGGGTTCGTGTCGGCGCTGGGGCTCGTGGTGAGCTGCACCGGGGCGTTCTCGGTGCCGGGGTACCCCGTCGTCCAGATGTCCCAGTTGGAGGTGCGGAAGCTGGCGAACGCGATCCGGGCGCCGTCGGGCGACCACGAGGGCGTCACCGCCCCGTTCGGGTCGTTGGTGTGCTGGCGCAGGTCCGTCTCGACGGGCGGGGTGCCGACGGGCGTTCCCGCGGCCGGCAGCGAGAAGATGTTCGACTGGGACCCCGGGCGGACGCTGTCGAACGCGATCCGTGAGCCGTCGGGCGACCAGCTCGGGGAGTTGCCCGGCGTCGTCGTCACCTGGCGGGCGTCCACCTCGGTGCCGCTCGCCGCGACCCGGTGGATGTTCCCCATGCTGCGGCCGCTGCGGAAGGCGATGGCGGTCCCGTCCGGCGACCACGCCGGCTCGTCGTCGAAGAAGGCGCCGTTGTTGGTGTGCTGGATCAAACCGGTGCCGTCGAGGCGCGCCGAGAAGATCTCGAGGTCGCTGCCGTCGCGGAGGGACGCCCAGGCGATGCGGGTGCCGTCGGGCGACCAGGCGGGGTCGATGTCGGCCCCCGGCGTCGTCGTGAACGGCACGACGTTGGTGCCGTCGGCGGCGGCGATGAAGACGTCCTCCTCGCCGTTGTCGTTGCGCGTGAACGCGAACCGGGTGCCGTCCGGCGACCATGCGGCGTCGTCGTCGGCCTCGACGGTGGAGGTGCGCTGCGTCTCCGGGTCGCCGCCCGGCGGCATGGTGTAGATGTCGCCGCTGGTGGTGCGGGCGCTGGTGAAGGCGATCAGGCCGTCGAGGCCGGGCGTCGTCGCGAGGCCGGGCGCGGCGAGCGCCCCGGCGGCGGCGAGCGCGCCGGCCGCGAGGAACGCCCGCCTCACCGGGCCCCCCCGGCGGACAGCAGCGCGCGCGCCTCCTCGAGTCGCAGCTGGTAGCGGCCCCGGTACTGCTCGGCGGGTCTCTCGACGTCCGCGATCCACTCGCCGTAGCGCGCCGGGTCGGTGCCGAAGGCGCTGTACCCCTCGGCGAGGCGCTTCTCCTTGAGGGCGACCGCGTGGTCGATGAACCACTTCATCTGCAGCTCCGGGTTGTCCGCGTATCCGGCGTACTCGCCGCGGTCCCAGACGCTGACGCGCATCTGGAAGAACCCGAGGGAGTCCGCGTGGCCGTGGTCGAGGTTTCTCAGGCCACTCTCCACCAGCCCCGCCATCACCGGCAACTCGGGCGGGAGGCCGGCGGCCTGGGCGCGGCGGGCCATCCACATGGCGACCTGCTCCTTCGGGGCGGCGTCCCCGGGGTATGCGTCGGCGGCGGCCGAGAGGTCGACCGCCGGGGGTGGCGCCGACGGCGCGGCGGGATCGGCGGGCGGGACCCCCGGGGCGGCCGGGGCCCCCGGCGTGACGGGGGGCGCCGGGGTCACGGCGGGCGGGGCCGTGGCGGGGGGCGCCGGTGGCGAGGCCGGGGCGGGCACGGCCGGCAGCACCCGGGCGGTGTTGGGTCGCGCGATGGCGGGCCCGTCGTCCGGCGCGGCGGGACCGGGCACCGCGCCGAACACGGCGCTGGCCCGCCCCGCGCTCGGCGGGCCCTCGGGGGCGGCGGAGGCCGGCGGGGGCGCGGCGGCGACGGAGGGGGCCGGGGCGACGGGCGCCGGGGCCGATGCCGGTGCCGGTGCCGGCGTGACGGGGGCGGGGGGGACCGGGGCGGCGACCGGCGCGGGGGGCGGGGCGGCCTGGCCGGCGGGCGTCGCGATCGACCCGTCGGGGTCCCCGCCGAGCTCCCCGTAGAGGATCCGGACGTTGCGGAGCCAGTTCGAGTTGAGGTTCGTCGGGTCGTTCGCGGTGCCGACCGGCGCGTAGCGCGCCTGGATCTCCGGGAACGTGTCGAGGCCGTCGTCGATGTACCCGGTGCGCAGGCCGCGCGCGACCGTCGAGATGTTCTCCTCCCAGCTCGGGAACGGCTTGTGCGGTCCCCACCCGAACGCGTTGTTGATCGACACGGCGCCCGGGTCGGAGCCGAGGGAGCTCTCGGCGCGGGCGATCGCCACCAGCGCCCGCGGGTCGATGCCGTTGAGGCGCCCCTCGCGCACGAACACCGCGCCGTAGCCCTCGAGGGGCGCGCCCGGGTTCTTGCGGGCGATCCAGGCGTCGAGCTGCGCGGCGAGCTGCTGGTCCTGGGGGCTGAGGCTGGCGAGCGCCTCGGCGGGGGCGAGGGCGCCCGCTCCCGAGGGCGCGGGGGCCGGGGGCGCCGACGGGTCCACGGGCGGGGTGGCGGCCACGGGCGCGGGCGCCTGCGACGGCGCCGGGGCGACGGGCGCCGGGGCCGGCGCCACCGGGGCGGGGGCGGGAGCGGGCGCCACCGGGGCGGGGGCGGGAGCGGGCGCCACCGGGGCGGGGGCGGGGGCGACGGCTGGGGGGGGGCGGGCGCGCCCGGCGCGGCGGCGGGGGCGGGCGCGGGGACGTCGCCCGCCCGGTAGCCGACCTCGATGCGGTTGCGCAGCCCGGGCTCGGTGAAGAAGCCGTCGCCCTTGATGCGCCAGGGGGTGCCGACCTCCGACGGGCGCCCCGACGGGTCGAGCGCCGCCAGCTCCTCCGCGAGGTCGCGGGCGTCGACGTTCGTCGGGTCGACCGGCTTGCCGTTGACGCTGCTGATCACGATGCGGCTCACGCCGCCCTCGGTCTCGACGGAGGTGATGCCGATCTCGTAGCGGTCGGAGACGTTCGCCAGCATGGGGATCGCGCGCGGGTCGAGGTCCTTCGCCAGCAGCTCCGACGCCACCGCCGGGGCCGCCACGACGTTC
Proteins encoded in this region:
- a CDS encoding serine/threonine-protein kinase; translation: MPREGERVGRYEIVREIGRGGMAAVYLARQTDLDRDVALKQLGAFHATDPAAAARFLQESRITGSLGHPNIVTVHEYLQHDGTPYIAMEYLERGSLRPHVRGLGLAQVAGVLEGVLAALSHASEQGIVHRDLKPENLMLTRAGTVKVADFGIAKAVNEVQTSFATATGTTVGTPAYMSPEQAMAKGVGPPTDLYAVGVMAYEMLVGRVPYMADTPIAVLLQHVNEPLPSPAQVRPDLDPELAQWLEAMLAKAPADRPPDAAEAWDRLEGIVIRILGPRWRRDARLLEGPGAAAAAPLTPAPFDSIQAPATPAPQNRPASPPPATTAPPVTPAPPPEAPPAPAAPPPAPAPTGFETFARGAEASPPAAPAPPAAAPPPAPAPSGFETFARPGAAPGPAAPPDAPVERAAPAAPEAADDGFRTFAPGGAPTPPAAPPSPPEPPAADAPPPPTPPPPAAPPPEPPHAEEPPPADEPPPAGDDAPGPELELTVPPRSRTPPPITAPTEAPGAPADAPARRRTPLLIGGAAIVAAGAAALVLSLGGGGGDDGTTPVADPGPSTTPLAPDLVLEDAPAVAAGGGSVVVADPAGRVVRVADGAAAATLADPAGPRAVAVGGGGVVVADGATVTVARARDLRTLSAVAFPGAVALAAASGDVAVAGAPSGDRGRVCRVATGGLGPCAALDFAPTGLGMTAGTVAVADGGAGQVVLLRVSGGALVPGTPIPVGTAPHGRIVEDRGRLYVPVERGVAAVDVATGATVGTFATPTTPADIGVVAATGVIVAALPGSDAVALIDTTQAAAEPRLVALGATPAAIAVTAAGVQALTTDGALVPVDPAAGTAGDAVPVEGFGDDVAPAAQLTRVTSSVSGRRVTITLDLAEGSLDASGLRLTDRSIGDGRAALELWQGGITTGVRTATAAGVRVSVAPRAGRLVVGLSAPARRFQTLAARLARGGSAVSVVLLERPPEVTPSPSPTPGPSPTPSPSPSPSPTPSPSPTPSPDPTPPPPDFETG
- a CDS encoding TolB family protein, which translates into the protein MRRIVLAVAALVGAAATAGPAVAAFPGLNGVIAMDRDGQIVVKNPGDLGGGTPLAGGTTGTNSDPAWSADGLRLAFVSDRGGSPAIWTMNADGSGAAQFSVGAGDASEPAWSPDGTRIAYAVNNGTDEDVVVQPLSDGLRLTVAGGASDQDLPVFTPDGTRVVFNDDSVGGLSIVGATGAGRAPFLADAVQADFSPDGTRIIVSRTDIQRLQIVNADGTGGTSVLDGRPAARPVWSPDGTRILYSRFVSSGPPPNYDLFTVSAAGGGAETAEATAAGLDFSPDWRPIGPVPVIRGFPVPLVAGAPSATLTVDGTGFVPRSVVRWNGSNRPTSWVSPTRVTAALTAADVAAPGSVPVTVFTSPSGGGLSAPVNAVVPAPPPPPPRILIGTSRLSKLTWTRSRLRGTLRVTGTLERAGRVEVALLKGRKVAQRRVLNLPAGAFTRTVPLSRTLVPGSYTLRMIEAGAAPGGGAALVGTTRVVRIPAPPTGVVATSFVSAIQNGPPARTLRGKSRIFATFRFAALPKNGRRVTTRWFGPGGISTRADGKPRRRVVSSFVGLAGGLPAGTWRCELRAGGTIVAVASVRLR
- a CDS encoding IPT/TIG domain-containing protein, producing the protein MRRAFLAAGALAAAGALAAPGLATTPGLDGLIAFTSARTTSGDIYTMPPGGDPETQRTSTVEADDDAAWSPDGTRFAFTRNDNGEEDVFIAAADGTNVVPFTTTPGADIDPAWSPDGTRIAWASLRDGSDLEIFSARLDGTGLIQHTNNGAFFDDEPAWSPDGTAIAFRSGRSMGNIHRVAASGTEVDARQVTTTPGNSPSWSPDGSRIAFDSVRPGSQSNIFSLPAAGTPVGTPPVETDLRQHTNDPNGAVTPSWSPDGARIAFASFRTSNWDIWTTGYPGTENAPVQLTTSPSADTNPSWQTVAALPFLSAISPSTAPAGSAALTLTVDGAGFTLRSRVRWQGQDRATTFVSSTRLTAAIPASDLAGAGTAQVTVVTGPTGGGTSGALPFTVQPPPPAPGLTIAGAAVQNRWTASRLRGRLVLTGAVTRPAVLRMRVLRANGKGRALVTRTFRATAAGPFTRRLTLPPTLLPGRYLVRVAEVGTGPGLLPVAERRAVVPAPREGVAARAYFSTKINGRPLARITGRSIIFAHFRMAARPKPGKRLTVSWYAPGTRRPAAVDRKPPSALVIAFIKGSGPLPRGAWRAVLRYGTTTVATARVVVR